One Deltaproteobacteria bacterium genomic window carries:
- a CDS encoding carboxymuconolactone decarboxylase family protein gives MKLSKPRVAPIDESQWGDKVKETLREIKVGQGEVPNIFKTLAHHPDLLKRWLVFGNHVLFKSTVPARERELVILRIGWLCEAEYEWAQHVRIGKQAGLTDDEVHRIKVGPTAKGWSERDVLMLKATDELHKDACISDTTWQGLSKHYNTQQLMDIVFAVGQYNLVSMALNTLGVQLDPGLTTSFENT, from the coding sequence ATGAAACTCAGCAAACCTCGTGTCGCCCCAATCGATGAATCGCAGTGGGGCGATAAAGTCAAGGAAACACTGCGTGAGATTAAAGTCGGACAAGGCGAAGTGCCCAATATCTTTAAGACTCTGGCGCATCATCCCGACTTGCTCAAGCGCTGGCTGGTGTTTGGTAACCATGTGTTATTCAAATCGACTGTGCCTGCACGTGAGCGTGAGCTTGTGATCTTGCGCATCGGCTGGCTATGTGAAGCCGAATACGAATGGGCACAGCATGTACGGATTGGTAAACAAGCTGGTCTTACTGACGATGAAGTGCACCGCATCAAGGTCGGTCCGACTGCCAAAGGCTGGAGCGAACGCGATGTGCTGATGCTCAAAGCGACCGACGAACTGCATAAAGACGCGTGCATTAGCGACACAACCTGGCAGGGGTTGAGCAAGCACTATAATACCCAGCAGTTGATGGACATTGTCTTTGCTGTTGGCCAGTACAACCTCGTGTCGATGGCATTGAACACGTTGGGAGTGCAGCTCGATCCAGGGTTGACGACGTCGTTTGAGAATACGTGA
- a CDS encoding SDR family oxidoreductase, which yields MSDRLKNKVAIVVGAGQTPGETIGNGRASAILYAREGAKIFVVDRRLDSAEDTCAMIAKEGGEAIPFQADAINSNDCKKMAEACVQRFGRIDILHNNVGIGDNDGGLNQVTEEAWDRILGVNMKSVIMPCKHVIPVMRGQGSSAILNISSIAAVCNVGILAYKTSKAGVNAITNQLALSNAKYGIRVNCIMPGLMDTPMAIEGISKARGISREQLRKERDAIVPLGAKMGTGWDIAHAALFLNSDEAKFITGVILPVDGGQSAKIG from the coding sequence ATGTCTGATCGTCTCAAAAACAAAGTTGCTATCGTTGTCGGTGCTGGCCAAACTCCTGGTGAGACCATCGGGAACGGACGTGCGAGTGCAATCCTGTATGCTCGCGAAGGAGCGAAAATTTTCGTTGTCGACCGGCGTCTCGATTCTGCGGAAGACACTTGCGCGATGATTGCTAAAGAAGGCGGCGAAGCGATCCCCTTTCAAGCTGATGCGATCAATAGCAACGACTGTAAGAAGATGGCGGAAGCATGTGTGCAGCGGTTTGGTCGTATCGATATTTTGCATAATAATGTTGGCATTGGTGATAACGACGGTGGGCTGAATCAAGTGACTGAAGAGGCCTGGGATCGGATTCTCGGTGTCAACATGAAAAGCGTTATCATGCCGTGTAAACACGTCATTCCGGTTATGCGCGGACAGGGGAGTAGCGCGATCCTCAATATCTCGTCAATCGCGGCGGTGTGTAATGTCGGCATTTTGGCCTACAAGACTTCGAAGGCTGGAGTGAACGCGATTACCAATCAACTGGCGCTGTCGAATGCCAAGTATGGGATTCGCGTCAACTGCATCATGCCGGGCCTCATGGATACACCGATGGCGATTGAGGGCATCTCGAAAGCTCGCGGCATTTCACGAGAGCAACTGCGGAAAGAACGCGATGCGATCGTACCGCTCGGCGCCAAGATGGGCACTGGCTGGGATATTGCCCATGCGGCATTGTTCCTCAATTCAGATGAAGCAAAGTTCATCACTGGAGTGATCTTGCCGGTCGATGGTGGGCAAAGCGCGAAGATCGGCTAG
- a CDS encoding NUDIX hydrolase translates to MSKLKDLAGHLIDEWTTHSSSFARTGFWGAFGGAGGIPLARSTGRLLIAQRSPRVLQPGTWGTIGGAIDPGEGPEDAVLREIREELGFHTATIDDLHLCYVFRDQRTSFTYHNYIVLVDDEFQPTSNWEVSAHAWIEFGQWPSPLHFGMEAWLRDVEGEFVLRELTSKRGQRS, encoded by the coding sequence ATGAGCAAACTGAAAGATCTGGCTGGCCATCTGATCGACGAATGGACAACGCATTCCAGCTCCTTTGCCCGCACTGGCTTCTGGGGCGCTTTTGGCGGTGCAGGAGGGATTCCTTTGGCGCGCAGTACAGGGCGCTTGTTGATCGCCCAGCGTTCCCCCAGAGTCCTGCAGCCAGGAACGTGGGGCACGATTGGTGGCGCGATTGATCCTGGGGAAGGACCGGAAGATGCTGTGTTACGCGAGATCCGCGAAGAGCTCGGCTTTCATACCGCAACGATTGACGACCTGCACCTGTGCTACGTCTTTCGCGACCAGCGCACCTCGTTCACCTATCACAACTACATTGTTCTCGTAGACGACGAATTTCAGCCAACCTCAAATTGGGAAGTGTCAGCTCACGCCTGGATCGAATTCGGCCAATGGCCATCGCCGTTGCACTTCGGCATGGAAGCATGGCTGCGAGATGTCGAGGGTGAGTTCGTGTTACGTGAACTTACCAGCAAGCGTGGACAGCGGTCGTAA